A window of Gossypium raimondii isolate GPD5lz chromosome 7, ASM2569854v1, whole genome shotgun sequence genomic DNA:
GTAGGTTGAGCAATTgagtttgtagttgtgttttaATGTCAGAATGAGCCTACTTGTTCGGTGGTTGGATGTGAATTAGTTTACCTCTGGGTTCTGGGTTTGATTTCTCATGTGTGTTTCggggaaatatttttattatatctttaattggttttaagttttaaatttaaatttaaatttatttttattttgttttgtttttattccaAAACTCAAAAGTTTCACTTTTTTTCCCCATTTCCTTGCACGTTCTTTCCCACTTTGTTCTTCtgtaacttttctatttttctttcttctccaaAAAATTAGTTTCTTTTGATTCTTTGCTTTTCCCATTTTATCGTTACTTTTCGTCTGTCAAAGGAGTTTTGCCCTTGTGTGTTTGTTTAATCAGAATCGAAGAAGGTAGGGTTTGTTTTTGGGGCTATTGATAGAAtcgttttcgttttctttttgttgttgaatTGGAATTCTTATAGTGTAGTTGTGTGTGAAATTGAAGTTTTCGAACGGTGTGGTAGGAGCGAATCAATCAGTCTTGGTGTTTTTTATCGCGAATCAGGTGTGTGTTCTGAAACTaatcaatttcaatattgaacTGCATAAAATTCTGTGCGTTTTGGTATATCTCTGAGTTACCAAAGGTTAGGGTCTGCTTCACTGCCAAAAGCATATTTTTTAGCCTGTTTTGGTGTGGTTTCGTGGCCACACGAGTGGTCGCACACGGGTGgttcacacggtcgtgtgaaaTTGGGAATTAAGGTTTTTGGGTGATTTTTGGTGCTATACAGTTTGATCACACGACCGCGTGGCTACGATATTaggatttttttgaatttcacatgggtgtgtgagATTTCCACATGGCCGTGTTTGCTCTgcatgtaattttaaatttcgaatagtgagttacacgggctactCACACAGCCATGTAACTCggtcacatgggcgtgtgttccTTCCACATAGGCGTGTAGACCACCATATGGGCGTGTAGACCTCCACACGGCCTAGGCACTTCGACATGGCCAaggcacatggctgtgtgtccctgTTTCGCAGATTTTTGTTTGAGTCActtttaaactcattttgtGTTTCAGCGTGTTTCGACCCTTGGTTAGGCCTTCGTAAGGTTGGTTGGGACTCTATTTCAGCTCGGATTTGTGCATTTGTTCATAGTTATGGAATCAATTAAATAGTTTctttaaatgttatgtgatgttacttagtaaataaatacaatcaaAACTGATTCTAAATCTGATCGATCATGTATGTGCGTTCTGGTTTCTGTATAACTACTTTCATGTTGTGTACATTCATATATTCGCATAAAATTGGGGTTTTTGGTTGCGAAGAGAAGGGAGTCTGGTTCGATAGTCCAACTGCAATACTTCTGAATAGCGGTTTACCGCGTGATTCTATATATGTCAGCTCAGCTGTATATTGTGATTTCTAGTGGCTTAGTTCCACGAATATGGTGTGCAGGGTTAATGGGTCTTTCAAGATTCGATATGGTGTGCAGGGTTGGTTGGGCTTTCTATAGCTCATTCGTGGTGTGTAGGGGGTCAGAAAGGTGTTCGGTTGATGGGAAGGGTTCTTTGACTTGATGCATTCACTTCACATATGGGTATAAGCCTGTCTGTATGTTTGAGGAATTAACTATATAGCAATTTAAATAATTCGACGTGTATCTGCATTGGTGTGATAAGATTAATGACGCTATGTTTCATTTATTATTGACATTTTGATTTAAGTTGTTCGTTCTCTGTCTGTGTACACATATCAGAGTTACTCGCTACGCTACTTtatcaatttcttttgtttgaaTTCAGACTCACACCGAGCTCGCGTAGCTCACCCCTTAGTTTTTTCCCTTTCAGGTACTCTCGTGTTCCATAGCTGGACTTGGCATACTGGAGGTCTCAGAATGATACGTTTTAAATCAAGCTAATAAGTTTGCTTTAGTTCTTATTTTGTTAAGTTGTTTTGGACTgtaaatgttttatatgaaatgtgttgtaaaattttattttagactgAATTTTAGAAActacaaattatatttttgaatgtttttaacgtaacttaaatttttagtttttgaatccTTAAGGATTAAACAGTTTAGTTCGAATTTAGTCAACTGTGTTTGAAATGAGATGTTAATAGTTCGTTTTGTAAAATTGCTATTAGATCACTTCAGTGGTCAATGTGACCTCCGAGATCTGGTCAAAACTTCTGGGCcgggttttggggtgttacagcaaattttaacaaaaataatattgattagCAACGATAATTACTTAATAGTATTAATAGTATCAATAATTAGAAATAAcgaaccaaaataaaataatcaggAAATTCGAAGGCAAAAAAAACAGCAAGTACAGGGACTCAATTAAATGAataggggactaaattgaaactgTGACAGAACCtcaagtataaataaataaaaatagtaaataaaagggttaaaataaaaaataaaaggcaaggACCAAAAGGGTAAAGAACCCAAACCCAATACACGTCATTCCCCAAAAGGTCGATATtctgaggactaaattgaatatgtaacaaaatttaaagcataaatcttaaaaaaatagaatacaaaggattgaattaaaataaaattgaaaagtatagggaatTATAGGGTTATTTTCCCAGCCCCTATACATGTGTCATTCCTTTAGTGGGTCAACAGTGGGTCAAGGGactgatttaaaaaaaatgaaattaaggggtaaaaaataaaataaataaaaggcacaggacaaaattgaaaaggagCAAGAAGGCAGAAGGACAAAAACTGCAAATAGACCCTCCCtttgaaaacacgcggatcctgggaGGATCCGAATCGAGTCATCAGGTCAAGCTtgaaacgacgttgttttggcGTCTAAAGTCAAGCCCAAAACGTCGTTTTGAGGGGgctatataagttaaaatgttaaaaaataatttttatcagtttttttttaaaatattccctttccttttttttctctctaaaaTCCTTCCCCCCTCCGATCCCAATGCCATCATAGCCATCGGTCATCGGCGACGACGACCGCCACCTCCGGTGGCCGAAAAATACCCAAGATACCCTTTTTAACTCCTTTCTTCACATAGGATGCCAATATGGGGTTTTTAACCCCAAAAACTCAATCAAACCTCGATGTGGAAACTTTTCGATTTCTCCTTTTTCGATGAGCCTCGATGGAACCCTAATGGGTTCAGAGGCTTCTGGACTGAAGTCGGCCTTCCAGGGCGACGAAAAATGGAGTGTTGtaggtaaaaaaatttaaaccttcttatttttatattttttgaaataaaaagtaaaaaaattgactaCCCTCTTTTTTAAAaccttggttttatttttttatgaaaaaaaaagaaaagaaaagaaaagaaaagaaaatagaaataaaaatagcatattgaaataaaaaaaacacctTTTTAACTTGATCGTTTTTTTTTTCGAGATTCTCTGTTAAATTTCttcgtaaaagaaaaaaaatacaagttgtTCTTTGGCTTTTTATACCTTAAAATACAACatattatttttgtctttttcctttttgtctCTCTGCTTCTATTTCTCTGTCCTCTGTAGGTGGTGGTGGTAAGGATGAGGCGGCGATGTCAAGCCTCAAATGGCATGCCTGCTGACGTGGTGAGGGGAGCGGTGGCTGGAGGTTTATGGACTTTTAGggttttttctttgtttagttTAAGATTTGAGCTATTAAACTTTAGGTGTTTGGGCTTTTAGAGTTAGGTTAGTAAATGAATTTGGGTAATTGAatttgtaaatggactggacctttttaattaatggactcttttttggtattattattattatttagtttggtttggtttgggcAGGATGAATTTGGcctattacaattttattacattaatggGAAATCTTTTAAGGCATAAGAAATTCAAGAGCTTTTTGTCTTAGGGAATATTTATACGATTCAAgatatattatttcatatatatacacgaTTGCATCatgaatatgtacatatatatcaGGTTATTATATCACTGTTATAATCATTAGGTAgaaaaattaagccattttgaTAGCATTCAGTGTTCTTATTACTATATTTTACTAccaatataattaatattagagttaTTTCGAAGAATTAGGCGATGGTTTGGTGGACAGCTTTGAGGCATGggtgaaattagaaaattttgttaatgtatttttacatacaattttaccattttaataatttatatctttataacttttaaaggattaaatcaaattttatcaatttacttttattaatttaaaattttaaaaatattaaagaatttaaataaatttccaTTCTAGGAGGCCTTGCCAGTCCCCTACGCCCTGTTTTgaggagagagaaagagagTTTGATGGAAAGAGAAAAGGAGACagaagatgaaagaaaaaaaacatgaaagggagagagggaaaaaaaggaaaaaaatattaaatttaattaaatgttttgtcacatgttagtaatttaattggttaaaaattcttttaaaaattataagagaaCCATATCacatttgacaaaaaaaattgtgtATCTAAATAGGAAAAGCACTATGATTGAGGGTCAAATTTCTATTTAagccatttattttaattatttcattaaaattaaaaattatcataaaatgtgtattatttgattgaaatttaaatttaaaataaaagaatataaattttaaattttaaaattctaaaaaatgagtgcaaatattgtataaaattacttttaaagaatagtattttaatttctttatttttgacaTATGTTCTTACTTTGAATATTTTTCTACGTGCCATCAAttcgtttaatttttttaatattaaattaaaaataaattatattttaataaaacatacaatTAATTTATGCATAGCAGAAGAAAGAAACTAGCTCAATAATATAATGGgctattaaaatattctaattaattcaaaattttctccaaattcataatttatagaAATTATACAATATTTGCTAAATATATAACATAGAGAGTTAAATAAGAgattatgatttatatatttacgTTAACCTATTAAATATGATAGTGTTTGGATTAGAAAAATCTAGGAAAGCTAAATCAAGTGAGGAAAGAATGATTCTTTTCCTTTGCTTggacaatttatttttatcaagaGAGACTTTCCCTACCTttacttttgtttgtttttttttaatactcAATTTAGGGAAATGAGAGGAAATACTTTACCATATTTGTCCTTAAGTATTTTACAATTAACTCTTTATTTTCAACCAAAAAATATTAGctctttaattatttctttaagttgttaaatattttaactttggAGATACTAAAATTATCAATCTTTTTCTcggttttcctttttcttctttcagatttccttttctttttcttttttctcttttattttttcttcttcccctGAATGAACCCTAGCCACCGTCGGCTACAGCTATCGGAGCTTCGATTAGGCACCATCATAACACTCCTCTCCACCACCTCTCTTCAAATCGCCGGTTGGCTTTCCAAGAATTCAACCTAAAGTTTAGGGTGGAGCAACAACGTGAGAGAGAAGAGTGAGGCCGCCACCGCCAGAAGATCCTCAGAGATACCAGGAATGCCAATGAGAGTGCCAACAGCTCCCCGGCATCGTCCCACACAGAAAGAAAGAGCGCAGAGCCGCGGCCCGACCTGTGGGTCCGCTAACGTAAAGCGAGGAGTTGAGCCTGAACTGGCGAACCGAAGTCACTTTCGGAACCATACTTCCTACAGCTAACACGCGTCCAGTCCAGCGGGAACGCGCAGCGCAAACGAACGTGAGCTGCTATACCGAATCCCCCGCTGGCCATCAGGGCAGTGTACACAGTGCAAACAAAGGTGCTAGAGACAATACGAGGAAGAACAACAATAATAGCAAGGCGATTCCATAGAGTCAACAGCGTTGCCAACATCAAGAACAAAGGCCCGAAAGGAAGCAAAAATGTGTGAGGGAATGTAGGGAAGAGTACCAAAAGGATCCATGGAGGGGGGAGAGAGAGAATAGGAGGAGagacgaagaagaagaagaaagtgaaatagtttttaaaaatatctttattgatttttaatatattttttagattatgacATAATCATAATGTCATTAATGCCACGTGTCATAATTCTATTCTACTATTTATCCTGAACTTAATGGTGTTACAAAAAAAGTAccaatttaattgacaaaaaaaaattcgagtgccgagacaaaaaaaaaaccttaagtaCCAATTTAGGATAAGTTGACAAGTTTAAGTagcaattttatatttaagccTACAAAAAGAGAAAGGGTTAATATATATGGATGTACTTGAAATTGGTAACTTGTACCtaattggtacctaaacttgaaAATCGTAAGTCAACTTGATACTTTTTTCAGGCACCTGATGACCAGTAGCATGGTGACACATGGTAGCCTCACATTTTGAcacatgataatttttaaaaaaattaatagtttttttgtttttattatttgctACGTGTCAAACTGTGATACTACCACATGTCAACATGTTACTGGCCGTTAGCGCCACATCAATGTATTTTAACAGTTTTAGTCAAGTACCTAAAAAAAGTATCAAGTTGAATTAAGATTTCTAATTTTAGGTATCGGTTAGgtccaaaaaaaaagttagataCCAAATAGATATAAGTTAGGGGTGTTCAATTGGTTGGTGCGATTAATACTTGaatcaaattaccattaattgaattaactgaaattttgaaacctttaacTGAATcgaaattattttgaaaaatattaactgACCGAATTGGTTTTGGTTAATTCGGAcggttaattgaattaaccaaaatttatacattttttcataaaagtttaaatcataaaaaatccatgataattttttttcttttaaattcaaagaagtttaaaagaaaaaaaacaaataacacaataacaaatatttatttgaacttaTCTCTAGTACATTGGGcctataatatattattaatactttcgattaattaattaaatcagttaattactcagtttcaaatcgaattaacaatactcaaaaattttaaaaatctttaccCAACTTCTGATTGAATTAAGTTTGGTGACTGACCGATTAACTGAAGTAAATCGATTCGGTTGGTTAAttcgtttaaaacaaaaaaattcaataaattgccAAATTCATATActtctatatttatatataggtTAAACTATGTTATAATTTCCGTACTATTCAAAAACTAGGAATTCAGACATGaacttttatttcatgaaatttaatcattttatttttcagttttcaAATTTCAGGTCCAACTATTAACcccattaaatatttttattaaatttgttgttatgacattttgaaataaaaaatactcttGGTagtcatataattaaaaaatcactttgtaattaacttaaatttaacaaaaaaattaaaagtattaataattgaagttaaacattaaaacctaaaaataaaataactagatttcatgaaataaaaatatattgattaaatttctaaatttgagaattgtatatatattaacgcaaagagaaaagaaaccaaatatatttttgcaaaaatggtAAATTACGTTAATTTTCCCCCCAAGTAAATTAAGGAAAGTACATTGGCACCCTTTCACTTGAGCATGAAAAAAGGTTTCCCATGGTGAAATTGGAAGCAGCCTTTCAAAATCATATTATCATATGCGTAACCAACGGCTCTGTTGCATCGCGTATAAAATCTCTGTCCAAACGCAAACTCCTCCATTTTCATATTGCTTATCCGCAGTTATCTCTTGTCTTTTTAACTCTTTCCAAATTTCAAGGTTCGCTTTTTATCTCTCCgtctccatttttctttttctttttttaaaaaagaaaactcctAACTTTTCTCTGCCATTTGCATCATTATGTGATGTGGGTTTGTTTCACTGGtaactgtttttttttcttatttgggTGATTATGGGTGTGCTTTCATTTCGGCTTACGTTTTGCTCTTGTACAATTTGAGCTCTTATTGCTTTTCTTCTATCTTCTTATAAACCCATTTCAGGGATCTTTTACTTGTCTCTCGCTATTGTTTCCACCTTGTtgatctattttcctttttctttcttcctcttttcCTTTCATATTCTTTTACTGGTCAGGTGAGTTCTTTAGTCTGGCATAcatcattttctctttataatttatgttcgtttatttttatgtatcttTATTGTTCATATCTCCTGTTGAATCTTCATTCTGATTAAGAAAAGATATATTAACTTTCTGTATCACTTGTGAAGTGATGGCTGATAGGCACCACCAGCATCCTTGTGTCTTGCAAAAGGTAGCCGGCCTTTCACTAGATATTGAATATCGCCATGGAAGATTCCAATTCCAAATGCCTACTCTGCATCCGAGGCGTTGCAATGCAACAGTACAGCAGCATCCCATGGCCCAAGCACGCCTAGCAAACTATGATTTGTCATGGGTCCGTTCAAGTTCATCGCCTGTATGTGTCCAGGCTCCTTCAGAGAAAGGTGCATCCGGTTTTGTAATTGATTTTCTTATGGGCGGAGTTTCGGCTGCAGTGTCCAAAACTGCTGCTGCTCCTATTGAACGTGTGAAGCTCTTAATCCAAAACCAGGATGAGATGATTCGGGCCGGTCGGCTCTCAGAACCTTACAAGGGAATCGGTGAGTGTTTTAGAAGAACAATCAAAGAAGAGGGTATGATATCATTGTGGAGAGGAAACACGGCTAATGTGATCCGTTATTTCCCCACTCAGGTTAGCTTGCAACTAATTTCTTCAGCCATGTTCTAATTTCAAGCTGTACCACCGCTAATGTAatcattgtttttgttttcttcaggCCTTGAACTTCGCCTTCAAGGATTACTTTAAAAAGCTGTTCAACTTTAGGAAGGACCGTGATGGGTACTGGAAGTGGTTTGCAGGCAACTTGGCATCCGGTGGTGCAGCTGGTGCCTCTTCCCTTCTCTTTGTCTATTCCCTCGATTATGCCCGAACCCGTCTTGCTAACGATGCCAAAGCCGCAAAGAAAGGAGGAGAGAGGCAATTCAATGGCTTGGTTGATGTATATAAAAAGACTCTCAAGTCCGATGGTATTGCTGGACTTTACCGTGGCTTTAATATTTCATGTGTTGGCATCATTGTATACCGTGGTCTTTACTTTGGAATGTACGATTCATTGAAGCCGGTGCTCCTCGTTGGAACATTGCAGGTTAGTATTCCAACTATCTAGTGATAATATTAAGATCACTGCTCAAGTGCCTTCTGAATGCTGACAAGAGGATCAAGGTAAGGATTATCCTCACATGCATTTTGGTGTTTTGTGGTTTCGGTTTTGGATAATATATCAGGATAGCTTCTTTGCTAGCTTTGCTCTGGGTTGGGTTATAACCAACGGTGCGGGTCTTGCGTCGTACCCCATCGACACTGTCCGTAGAAGGATGATGATGACATCGGGTGAAGCCGTGAAATACAAGAGCTCCATTCATGCATTTTCTGAGATCCTTAAAAATGAGGGTTCCAAGTCTCTCTTTAAAGGTGCAGGTGCTAACATCCTCCGTGCAATCGCCGGTGCTGGTGTGCTTGCGGGCTACGATAAGCTCCAGCTGATCGTATTCGGAAAGAAGTACGGTTCTGGCGGTGCATAATCGTGttaaccatttaaaaaaaacatatatacatatagcgATGAAGGTCATTTTAATTCGGTTCTAGAATTAGCCGAAGCACAACCATTTGTCTTTGAAATAACTTAGTTGAGGGGATTCTGTCCTAGGGCATTTGATTCTCTATGACCAAAATTTTTACCCCATTAATCTTTCTTTTAGAAGATTCATCTAATATTATTATGTCTACTCGACGTTGCTATTGTAATAAGGGTTTATACTAGTGCCACTGGAAATTGTTAAAGACACTGCAGATCTTATATTTTTCCAAACTTCATTTTCTCATATTTCCGATTCTCTCTTAATACCGTAGAAAGtttcttgtaattatttgcAGATAGAATGAGTTTAATCCTATTATCTCAACTTAAAACATTGGATATGATCTGCTTAATGAAACAAACCATGCTTCTCCATTAAAGCAATGCACGGAAATGAAATCTTCGCACTACACCAAAACCGgttattagcggcgtttatagcGGCGTTTAATCAAAAAACGCTCCATAAAATATAGCATTAGCGGCGAACTAAAATAAATGCCGCAAAATGTCATCAATAGCGGCGCTTTCCTAAAAGCACCGCAAAAGAGCTAAGCAAATGATGCCTTTTTTGTTTGGATTCAGAGATATTAGTGGcgattttaaaaaaacgccgcagAAGACAAGAATTAACGGCGCTTCTAGGAAGCGCCGCGAATGAGTTCAGTTCAACGATGCCGTTTTCCTGTTAAGCTTTTAAACATTTGTGGCCCTTTCTTAGAAACACCGCAACATGCAAGAATTACCGGCGTTTGGTCATAAATGCCGCAAAAACTGTTAAGAAAAACACTATCGTTTTCAGTTTAGGTTTTGGGGACTTTAGTGGCGCTtaatgaaaaacgccgctatagtcaagaattagcggcgctttatcaTAAGCGCCGCAAGAATGTTAAGAAAACGTTGCtatttttcatttatcttttcGAGACGTTAGTGGCGATTTTCGAAAAACGCCGTAGTAACGAagctttagtggcgctttatcAGAAGTGCCACAAAACTGTTAAGAAAACGATGTCATTTTCAAATTAGGTTTTAGAGACTTTAATGGCACTTGTCTAAAAACGCCACCAAATATAGGAATTAGCGGCGATTTctgaaaagcgccgcaaagGAGTTAagccaaacgacgccgtttgctTGTTGAGCTTTTGTGACATTGGTGGCGCTTTCGTAGAAACGCCGCAAACTGTgaagaattagcggcgctttaacaTAAGCGCCGCAAGACTATTAAGCAAACGATGTCGTTTATTATTTAGCATTTAGGGCCTTTAGTGGCGCTAGTTTAAAAACGCCGTAAACTGTTAAGGAAATGATGTCGTTTTTATATAGCTTTTAGAGACTTTAGTGGCGCTTAATAGTAAACGCCGCAATAGTCAGGAATTAGTGGCATTTTCTCGGAAAGCGCTGCAAAAGAGTTAAGTGAGACGACACCGTTTCCATGTTCAGCTTCTCAAAAATTGGTGGCGCTTTTATAGAAACGCCGGAATAGTCAACCAATACTGGCGCTTTTgtttaaaacgccgcaaaaagttttagtcttttgtttttgaacttTAGAGGAATTATCAGTTTAGGGGttatgtttattgtttatttttaaatggatGTGGTTTACactttatagtttatatatatgctatgaatcagggtttagggtttataatttatatatgttctttaatttagggtttaagggatATGGATTAGGGGTTTATGGATATGGTTTAAGGATtggggttaagggtttaggggttaaaggTTAAGGGCTGGGGTTAGGGGTTTATAGTTAATGTTTTATGATTCAATATGTTTAGGGGATATGGGTTAAAGGTTACGAGTTGggggtttatgatttataagttttggatttaggggtttatagtttatatatttatgttctACGATTCAAGGTTTAAGGGATATGTGTTAGAGGCTTatggattatggtttaagggttggggttaAGGGGTTatgggtttagggttaggggttaggggttatgGGTTTAGGGGTTTATAGTTAATGTTTTACGATTCAATATGTTTAGGGGATATGGGTTAAAGGTTTAGGCATTATAGTTAATTTGTGGTTTACGATTTAAGGGTTGGGGCCTAGGGTTTAAGGGTCTACGGTTTAATGTTTAGGGTATGTGATCTAGGGTCGTACGTCTACTGTATATGGTTTTGTAGGATATAAGGGTTATAATGGTTTATAGGATTTagatactaaaattttaagtaacaaaatttaaatagaattattaaaaatttaaatttactaaataatagaattatataaatttttagataccaaaattaaattaatttttaatagcaaATAAAATGCCTTCcatcataattcaaatttaaaatcgaacaatatttcaatttgtaaaaatttaacaattaaaaataatggcatattaatgtatcaaatgtaaattttataaaattattaagtaattgaaaatttttaagagTAGTGGCGTTTGCAGCAAAAACGCCGCAACAATGTACTAGAAATTATagaaaacggtgccgtttggTT
This region includes:
- the LOC105794383 gene encoding ADP,ATP carrier protein 1, mitochondrial, translated to MADRHHQHPCVLQKVAGLSLDIEYRHGRFQFQMPTLHPRRCNATVQQHPMAQARLANYDLSWVRSSSSPVCVQAPSEKGASGFVIDFLMGGVSAAVSKTAAAPIERVKLLIQNQDEMIRAGRLSEPYKGIGECFRRTIKEEGMISLWRGNTANVIRYFPTQALNFAFKDYFKKLFNFRKDRDGYWKWFAGNLASGGAAGASSLLFVYSLDYARTRLANDAKAAKKGGERQFNGLVDVYKKTLKSDGIAGLYRGFNISCVGIIVYRGLYFGMYDSLKPVLLVGTLQDSFFASFALGWVITNGAGLASYPIDTVRRRMMMTSGEAVKYKSSIHAFSEILKNEGSKSLFKGAGANILRAIAGAGVLAGYDKLQLIVFGKKYGSGGA